From a single Sorghum bicolor cultivar BTx623 chromosome 5, Sorghum_bicolor_NCBIv3, whole genome shotgun sequence genomic region:
- the LOC8155527 gene encoding putative disease resistance protein At1g58400, giving the protein MLSLGVFPNGHSIKRKSLIRRWIAEGLVQEHHDHEQFSAEKVGEQRFSELIDHNIMEPVLTGINNHKVKRCRLRGPVHEFIVKESVSKNIVSLLRGDEPLRKGRCPHPARVLSIHQTTETSRGRVATEIGFNNIRSLSIFNNGMAFEFHQCIYLRVVDLECCRGVDDRIVAGICKLELLRYLSLRGSDVEVIPKEIEKLECLETLDTRETMVNKLPMEALMLPQLVHLFGQFVLPKELRDWRIRSKLERFFREESKLQTLSGFEMTPYNEDYDHIVLRMASLRKVKIRWHAIDSRSPLATSIQERLVGNNALESLSIDVGDRGGYRYFAFSGYFDNTESSSDPCMLSSIKLRGRVEGLPRFMTSPSSHLSEVQLFCTNLRLEELSRLQWLPRLLYLKLAEDDDGFRGHTFVVEKDGFASLERLCFEAPKRPRLRIVEGAMAALTSLHLLCPVSEQPRHMQEIDEKETTSEIEHSSQEWGIEYLKNLNDLVLHYSVGDTELDFWKGKARRHMNRLKEPQAFSCTTSFRGTPTCKRRPSVTAFGGVVHGFARGATVEGTDSTSASSAGPCLAGSTPASVPAPRRRPVPTTATIHGGQPIAVTGHRDAVADSVPDADAVF; this is encoded by the exons ATGCTGTCTCTAGGCGTATTCCCAAATGGTCATTCCATCAAGCGGAAGAGCCTAATTAGAAGATGGATAGCTGAAGGATTGGTCCAAGAACATCATGATCATGAACAATTCAGTGCAGAAAAAGTTGGTGAACAGCGATTCAGTGAGTTGATCGACCACAACATCATGGAGCCTGTGCTAACTGGCATTAATAATCACAAGGTCAAGAGGTGTCGTCTTCGGGGTCCAGTGCACGAGTTCATCGTCAAAGAATCTGTTTCTAAGAACATTGTCAGTCTGCTCCGCGGCGATGAGCCCCTCCGTAAAGGAAGATGTCCTCATCCTGCCCGTGTACTGTCGATTCATCAGACTACTGAAACATCAAGAGGAAGAGTTGCAACAGAAATTGGTTTCAACAATATCAGGTCATTGTCCATCTTCAACAACGGCATGGCTTTTGAATTCCATCAATGCATATATCTGCGGGTGGTGGACCTAGAATGTTGCAGGGGGGTTGATGACAGGATTGTAGCTGGTATATGCAAGCTGGAGCTTCTCAGGTACCTGAGCTTGAGAGGCAGCGATGTTGAAGTGATCCCCAAGGAGATCGAAAAGCTGGAGTGCCTAGAGACCCTGGACACCCGAGAGACAATGGTGAATAAACTGCCCATGGAAGCCCTTATGCTCCCCCAGCTAGTTCACCTGTTTGGCCAGTTTGTGCTACCTAAAGAACTCCGAGACTGGAGGATACGGAGTAAGCTCGAGAGATTCTTCCGAGAGGAAAGTAAACTGCAGACTCTGTCAGGTTTTGAAATGACCCCGTACAATGAGGACTATGATCACATTGTGCTTCGCATGGCGTCATTGAGGAAGGTTAAGATACGGTGGCACGCCATTGATTCAAGAAGTCCTCTTGCGACCTCCATCCAGGAGCGTTTGGTGGGAAACAATGCCCTCGAGTCTCTGTCCATCGATGTCGGTGACAGGGGCGGGTATAGGTACTTCGCGTTCTCGGGCTACTTTGACAATACAGAAAGCTCGTCAGATCCCTGCATGCTCAGCTCCATCAAACTGCGAGGGAGGGTAGAAGGGCTGCCTCGTTTCATGACATCACCATCCAGTCACCTGTCCGAGGTGCAGCTGTTCTGCACTAATCTGAGGCTCGAGGAGTTATCTCGTCTGCAATGGTTACCTCGGCTGCTTTATCTGAAGCTGGCTGAGGATGACGACGGATTTCGTGGCCACACCTTCGTTGTAGAAAAGGACGGATTCGCAAGCCTTGAGAGGCTCTGCTTTGAGGCCCCGAAGCGTCCACGTCTGCGCATTGTTGAAGGAGCCATGGCAGCTCTCACGTCTCTTCACCTGCTTTGTCCGGTGTCTGAACAACCGCGTCACATGCAGGAAATTGATGAGAAAGAGACGACATCAGAAATCGAACACAGCAGTCAGGAGTGGGGAATCGAGTATCTCAAAAACCTCAACGACCTGGTGCTGCATTACTCTGTTGGTGATACGGAATTGGATTTCTGGAAAGGGAAAGCAAGGAGGCACATGAACAGGCTAAAG GAACCCCAGGCATTTTCCTGTACGACGTCGTTTCGGGGGACACCGACGTGCAAACGTCGCCCCTCCGTCACGGCGTTCGGTGGTGTCGTCCACGGCTTCGCCCGCGGCGCCACCGTCGAGGGCACCGACTCCACCAGCGCCTCCAGCGCTGGTCCTTGCCTTGCCGGCTCCACCCCGGCCTCGGTGCCCGCTCCACGGCGACGGCCCGtgcccaccaccgccaccatccATGGTGGCCAGCCAATAGCTGTCACTGGGCATAGAGACGCAGTTGCCGATTCGGtacccgacgccgacgccgtctTCTGA